The sequence below is a genomic window from Nicotiana tomentosiformis chromosome 6, ASM39032v3, whole genome shotgun sequence.
ATATataaatcactaaatattattcTGGAGGTAGAACACCAAAAAAAGAGATGTATTATTTGAGcagtgaaatatttttttttaaagaaaacttCTCGTTAAGATAAACGGGGTTTATCCTTTTAGTCATCATTTAAATTTTTACTGAACTAAATAAAGCATTGATACATCATTTAAAGTTGTTCTTTTTGACGTATAACAATAAATATTACTTATTGGATTAAGAAGTTTATTTGAAAGCCAATAATTTATAAAGAATATATGAAAATTTTGACTCTTGATGTTGTACAATACttatagttttattttttttattacgtAATATAATGACTATTGAAGTTTAATAATTTTCATATCTCTTGCATATCAATTTTTTTAATGATGTACCactatttgaattttttttttttgatactATCATAGTTTATAttctaaatataaaaatacaatAAATAGCAAAATAATATATTTTGTGTCTTCCCTTGAAAGTAAAAGGAAACCTAAAATAAGAGGTGcaaacttatgaaaactttcattaGAAAGCACACCGTACGTTGCGTTCATCATACAtcaataattttttatttctaAACTACTCTTTGAACATTATGTTAAAAAAGTACTCCCAAAAGACCACCAAATTAATCAATCAGTAACTATAAGAACTTAAGTATATAATATATGTTCATGCACTTTATGTAACTATTGACATCTCGGAAACCCACTTGTACATTATTATGAATTGAATAGCAAACAACTAGCGGGGTTAAAAAAATCCCTTAAGTTTCCCAAGCTTACCACAAAAGGGAAGAACTGTGTTTCTGTGATTTTTATGCTCATTTCATTGGACATTTGCAgctaaaaaaaatcttttttcaaTAATCCTAAGTCAAATTATCGTCGTGCACATATGAATCTAAATATAGCTGGCAtgaaatttgcaaaatatatatggTGTCGATGATTATGATATGCATTACTTTTTTTTGGCAAAAGATTATTCATTCTTGACTTTTTGTATACAAAATGTTTCGCTGATTCATATTGAGTTTGGGGCCGGGCTTAGCCCGGGCATAACCTTACTAATTAAAGAATGAAGCAGTTGAATCCAAAATAGCAAAAAATGTCAAAGCCCAACAAACCCGGCAAGACTGAAATGTACTCCACGCCCGCTATTCAGTGAACCTTCCCGCATCCAATCCACCCACTCTACTAGGGTTTATTAAGATTAGGTTCACTCTCACTTCCCTCAATTATCTGCCGCTTCGGCTAGGGTTTTGGCaatctcttctctctctctctctctctctctctctctcttctaaaACCAGTTTAAGCTTTTTACAAGACACCATTATTCCAATGGATTCTAATCAATAGGATTTATATGTTCGCAATACATCTTTGCTAAAGCTTCAAGCTTTAGATACAATATATCTTGTATCTCTCCATCTATTCAGCAAAAGATCCAAAAAAATGGCAACTTTGAACCCATTTGACCTTCTGGATGATGATGCTGAGGACCCAAGCTTGTTAATTGCTGCTGAGCAGCAAAAACAGGTTCCTCCTCCTGCTTCTGTTCCAAAGAAGGGACCTGCTCAGCAATTTAAGCCTGCTGCTAAGTTGCCCTCTAAGCCCCTCCCTCCATCTGAGGCTGGTAATTTCAACTTTCTGTTAATTATTTGTGCTTATACATGTCTAATTGCTTGGGATATTTAAATACTATATATACTTTGCTGGTGGGAAGTAGCATGTAAATTGCCCAAGAGACCACATGATATAAAATAGATACACACTTTACTCTGAATGTATGCTATGTTTTTTTGCCTTCTTAGTTCGGTACTGCTACAAAGTGTTTAGGGAGTTTTTTTGCTTGCTTTGAACGTCAGTATACTTAAACTAGAACTTTTTTAACTTTTTCCTGTCTTCGAGTGAGTGCTTAATTTACAAAGGTTAGGATACTTTATAGTTTATATCTTGTATTATATTGTCTAGTCTATCTGCTAGTATTTAGAAGTTGGTAAATGTATGCTTTTTTCTCTTCCCTCGGTAAGAAGTCATATAATCAATGATTAAAATCCATTAGATTACCGAATTAGTTGGGGTTGACTGTATATATCCTTTTTATATGTTGCACTCTCTTCATGTCCAATTTATTCTAATGGAGTACTAAATAATTGGTCTTTTAAGGCAAATTAGAGTCTTTCTAAATGTCACACTTATCCCTACACGACAATCAAGTCTACTACCAGAATACTCCTGAAGCCTTGTTGGTGTAGTCTCATGGATGCTTTGTTTCTGTTATTTTATGTTCTTGGCTAAAGTTTGCATTGATCTGAAGGAGTTTTAGTAATTTTGAGAATTTTATCTCTGTGAGTTCGAGCTACCTTGTTCCCTTTTATCGTCTCCTGTCATGAAATAGTTGCAACTGAGGACTAGTACATATGTAAGTCTACAATCTTCTCTTAGGTCATAGGACAGTTTATATCTCTCTACCATGGTGATATTTTTAGGTCATAAGTGATAAAATGATAGTTTCTTCAAGTTTTATGCATGATTTGTCTGTTATTTAGCTGGGTATGGTAGCTTATAAGTAGCTGAAAAGGAGAATGTTCAACTAATTGCTTATTAATGAAAAGTTGTTTGGCTGGTATTTTGGTTGTACTTGAATAAGAGAAATGTCCATTCTTATGGTCTTAATATCtccacctctctctctctctctcacacacacacacacacacatacacacacctGTTCAGTCGCATGAGTCTGATATTTTTTGCTGACCTTCTCTCTTTAATTTGTATGGAAGTATTGAAGACAATGTAGACGTTTTGTTCTTCTGTTACACTCCACATTCACCACTCATGAGTCGTCCAATTGAGATTCTCCTGGTTTCTTATTTTTCTGATGTTTATTGAGCAGTGAGGGAAGCAAGGAATGATGGCCAGCGTGGAGGAGGCCGTGGGGGTCCACGCGGAGGATTTGGTGGCCGCGGTCGTGGCCGTGGGTTTAACCAATATCCTGCTGATGGTGAGAATACTTTTGGCAGCAGTAATGGGTTCTCTGGAGGGTACAAAGCTTCAGAAGATGGAGATTCAGCGAAGCACTCCGAAAGGAGAGTTGGATATGGAGGACCTCGTGGGGAGTTCCGCGGTGGCCGCCGTGGTGGATTCAGCAATGGTGACACTGCAGATGAACGCCCCAGGAGAGCGTTTGAGCGACGAAGTGGAACTGGACGTGGGTAAGTCATTTAAAGGAACTTCTAAAATGACCTACGCATATTccacatttcttttttttttctttccggGGGATCAACTGGTTACAATGTGCTTAGCTGCTTATTTAGCTGGTATGACTTGATTGCTTGAATGCAGTAAGTGTAAGTGCACTCATATTCTTATTGTATAGGAATGAATTTAAACGAGAGGGTGCTGGTCGTGGGAATTGGGGAACTCCCGCTGACGAGTTTGCTCCGTGAGCATTTTCATCTTAATTTCTTTCTTTATTCATCATGTTTGTTGTTTCTTGTAGCATAAGTTTTGTATTCTATCCGAGTTCAGGGAGAAAGAAGAGCCTCTTAATGAGGGAGAGAAGATTGTTGATACCGAGAAACCAGCTGTGCAGGCAGATGCTGAAGACGCTAGCAAGGACTCTCCTGCAGCTGAGCCACAAGAGAAGGAACCAGAGGAGAAGGTAACTATCTTTTTTTTTCTGTGCTGTTTCCACTTGTTAACATGTCTGCTTCTGCTGTTACAAATTAATATCTCTCAGTGCATTATCTTTATCTTGGTTACTTGCTAGTTCTTTTTAATAAAGATACTTGCTAGTTCTTTTATGGTGAATGGTATCATCCTGTCATGGACATTACATATAGTTGTTTAATTGAAACAGCTTTAAATTTGATATGTGAAATCTGGTGGACTACTGCATTTTAACCTTCATCTATTTGCAGGGGATTAGGTTGCCTGGTATTTGTTCATATTGCTTTTGGGtctgttatttgcatattatATTATCTTGTACTTGTAAGTGTTCATATTTGCTTAAGTATATTGTCTTACTTGCTTGATATGTAGGAAATGACCCTAGAAGAGTATGAGAAGTTATTGGAAGATAAGAGGAAAGCTTTGTTGGCTCTAAAGCCTGAGGAAAGGAAGGTTAATTTGGACAAAGAGCTTGAGTCCATGCAACTTCTGTCAAACAAGAAAAGTGATGATGAGGTTTTCATTAAATTGGTGAGTTGCTTGCTTGGTATAAGCTACTATATAGTTGCTATAGTGTTGGCTATTAAGTACTTGATTATTCTCTATTAGTATGTTAATTGTGCTTGAAAATATTGACAGGGTTCTGAGAAAGACAAGCGTAAGGAGGCAGTGGAAAAGGCCAAGAAGGTACTTTAGGTTCTTTAGTACTGTGAAACATCTATTTTGGTATCTCAGAAGCTGGCTACATGATTTGTTGTATGATTTATCTTTTAGGATGTCTGTGTTACCTCATAATTATACTGCTATTTGTGGTCTGGCATCTTCATTTGTCAACCTATTCCACCTACCTTCTTGCTCCCTTCACATAGTTGTAGGGAGTATGATATAAATGTGAGGGAGGGAAGTTTTCTACATGCCCATCTACGCAGGTGGATGCAATAATAAGGGTGAGGGTGGTAGGCTCTCCCTCCACCTTAAAAAAGAAATAGGGCTAAATATATGGGTCAATAAAAGTAAGAAAGGGTCAACTATTCGTATCAAACTTGTTACCTGCAGAATTTTTGTTGTAGAACTTCGATGAAGTCACATAAAATTTCATATTACTGATTTCTTTAACAAATTTTGGTCAGAAAGCTTTTATTAAAAGCTACATTGTGGTTCCTGCGTTAGCAACAAATCCTAGATCCACTTGTTTAATGAATTTattggcttgatacaacttgcgAGTTTACCATTGAGTATCAAGTAACTCATGCACTGGCCTTTCAATCTACTTCCCCAGGGACTATGGATTTTATAATCCAATTTGTTCACTTGTCCATTACATGATGTCCTGTCATTTCTGGGTCAAATCATCTCTTTGGTCTTGCTTCTGCTGTTAGCTTTTGCAAAGTGTTGGTGGTCATGTTGCAAATTTAGTGGATTCCTTAAGTAAGCTGTTTATGATGTGCTTGTGTGTTGTTCTAGATGTTACATAGTTATGGACTCTAGGTAAAGTTGTTTCCAAGTTTCGAGGTTTATTTCTGTTGCCCTGACTTCTATTTTCAATAATTTCGTAGTAACATTCTCTTTGCCTTAGTAGGGTAAGGGAATGGCTGGGGCATGAAAGGGTATTTTGGCTATAGTTTAATAAGGGATGTACCTTAAGCTTGGTGAACCTTTTTCCTAAAGCCAGAGGCAGTAGCAATCAAACATATCTTCTGGTGTGGGTAAGCTAGATGAATCCTTGAAGAGCCGGATAGAGTGTGATCTTCAATAAGTTGACCAATTGCTGAATGCGATATATTTGAACTGTGAAATTTTTATATCATCTTCTGTAGCGGGCCTAATTTTTCTTGAATATTTGCAGACAAAAAGCATTAATGAGTTTCTGAAGCCTGCTGATGGAGGAAGTTACTATCGCCGAGGTGGCCGTGGAAGGGGGGGACGTGATCATGGGAGAGATGGTGTTGTTGGTAACAACAGTGTTTCAGCACCATCCATTGAAGATGTTCGCCAATTCCCTTCTTTGGGTGCGAAGTAAGGAAGCAGAACCTACCATCAGAGCTTGAGTCCACTTTTTGCATCATTTATCATGTTTGGGCTCAGTGATGGCAGGATATCTCCAGGAATCTTTGGCAGTTCCTGTATTAGAAATATCTCAAAACCTTCATAGTTCATCTAAGAGTGTAAATTTAGATGACCTGTGAGATTTCATTCCCTCAATATTTCTTTACTTTTGAGATGCACGAATACCATTTCCTTCATATAGGCGTTAGGGTTACTTTTACATTTTTGATTTTAGTTAAAGTGATCAGTTTCTGATCTGAAGTTTATGATAAAACAATTTTGTTCCTTTTGCTAGCTTGCATTGTTTGGTAGGTGTCAAATATTTGTTTTTGTTCATCCAATATTGCCAAGGTTTATCTGCTTTCTTGTGATTCTCATTGCAACTGTCTTTGGCATTGTTAAGAAAATAGATATTAGGCCTAGCTTAACCCAAAAGCTGTTTCATGAGGTAAGTATTGGCGAAGGCACATATATCATTCATTCTTTTAACCAATGTGGGATTTGTAATGATTTTTGCATGTTTCGGCTTGAACATCTTAACATCTGCATGCTGTGACATTTTGTTGAAACTGTAACGATTTCATCTAAAATTTTAAGCGGTTAGATAGCACACTTTAGAGTTGTGTGCTCTTTGATGTATGCTCAAGACATCCTCTATAACTTCTCTTGTTAGTCTAGCAAAATCTCTGAAGTTGTCTGTATATGTTACATTTTCCTTCTGTGTCCTACCGAGTGAATTCAAAATTCAAGTGATCACCACTGAGTTGCTTTTTTTTCTGGGCATGGACCTCTTGTGGATTCTTGTTCAGCTTTTTTAGAAACTAATTTAGTTGTAAGTTTCACCAACCATAGTATAGGGGTTACTATCATTTTTGACTTAAACACAAGAAGCAGCATACAAAAGTTAGGATCTGTGATTGAGGTGACAACTTTCTTTTAGAAGTCTTTCGACTGATAGCAAGTATAGCCTTAAAGATTGGAAAGAAATCCATGTTTCTTACATTTTGTATTATTGCAATCAAACAACTGACACATTGAGAGTTCGGAGTTGTATTCAATTTATAACTTATACTTGAGTTCAAGTTTTAACTAGTCCTTTCCACATATGGTATTGTATCATAGTTAAGTCTCTTAAAAAATGTCAAAATAGTTGTAGTCCTTCGCTGTAAGTGATAACACCAAATCTTAAAAGCAAAATATGCAAATAATAAAGTGCAGTCGAAGTTTGTACAGACTGGCCAAGAATAAAAGATGGAAGATTTGCCGCAATAAATAGGGTCGCAATTTTGTTGGCAGGTTAATCCTTTTGTTCACAACTGCCATGATTAGTGCCTTTCTTTGTCGGTTAATTCTAAATAAGTTATATTATATTAAGAAAAAGAAGTGTAAAGGCAGGTTGAAGATTGCTTCAAACCTTCAAGCAAAAGGAGAGGTAGGGTGTGAAGGTAGCAAGGTGGAGATCTAATTCAAACTTCTCCCTTGGTGAATCATGAATAGAGGGTGAAATGTAAAAAACGATAGAAGTATCTTCTGAGATGTTGCTAACTAGCATTTTTCACACACTTGGGTTGAACATTCCACCAAATCGTTCATTTACCATTACGTTTAGATATCTGAAAAGGGTGTTGGAGTCATAATCACAACATCTCATGTAATTTGTGTCAAGATCTTTCTTTGTACATCTCTTGTGATTTGTGAATTGCGCCGTGACCTTTGATTGTATTCATTCGTCTGTGATTCAAGCTAAATCTGTGGCTGGAACTGGACGTTCTTGTGTCTTCTTTCTCAATACTCATTATTCTCAAAAGTTTTCTTCGTCGTCTCCCTTTCCTATTAATGAATCATTCTTATTGCTCATCAATTGGTAAAAGAGGCTCCAAATGAGATGTAAATTGATTTTTGGACGCTCAATCAATCCATTTTTCTTTATCATCCCCAAGTCTCAAGCAGCTCttatctatttcatattttacacCTTACTGGACTTAGCAATACCCCAAAGCCACCTCGTGGAACCCAATAATTGACCACCTCAAAGAGTAGACAAGAGGGCTGAAAACCAGTAGCTCCCAAAGAGTTACACGTCAGAGAAATACGACAGTAAAGACTTGGACGATTGATTAAATCATTCAGATGAAGGTTCAAAGTATGGAATGAAAGCAAACACTATTAATTCCACCAATATTCCTAGTTTTTGTACAAATTTTGCTTAAAATCAAATACTTTGCAAAGAATGGGTTTTTCGCAAAAGGCTGAAAAATATATAGTATCTTCACATCAAACTACTGAGGGACTAATTTTACATGCCACATCAGAAGCATCATCATGCTAATTCCTTTCAAGTTGAGCAGCAACCGCTCTTTTGGCTGACAGGTTGTCCACGGATCTGCACAGTTGGAGGCCGAGCATTGTTCGCTGCGGGTTGGGTGGCCATCCTACAAAAGCAAAGAATCATAATAAGTCATCCTTACAAAGAGATTCAGAGGTATATCTATGAATGTCCGATTTCTGATACCTGTCCTTGATTGAAGCAGCCATGGCCATGAAAGCCTGCTCCACATTGGTCGCACTTTTTGCACTTGTTTCCATAAAAGGAATACCAATTTCATCAGCGAAAGCCTGCATATTATGCATTCCATTAAGTTATAATACAAGCTCTAGCGGACAGAGGCATCCTCTCCCAAGTTTCAGGGACAGAGTCTAGAATAAAGGTGTAGTGGCCGACTCCTTACCTGAGCTGTTTCAGTGGCAACTACCTTTTGTGCTGTGAGGTCACACTTGTTTCCCACAAGAAGCTTGTTTACATTATCACTCGCATATCGATCAATTTCACTCAACCATTGCTTGACATTATTAAAGCTCTCTTGATCAGTCACATCATAAACCACCTGAAGAGATGCCCATCAGAATAAGATCTCCTTgataaataaaaaatgaaatcCATGAACAAGTAGGAGAAAGAATGTATTTCTCACAATTATGCCATGAGCCCCGCGATAGTAACTGCTGGTGATTGTCCTAAAACGTTCTTGACCAGCGGTGTCCCACTGCATGTAACAGGGCAGAGAAAAATTAGTCTCTAAGAGAACTAAAACAAGTCGAGAATGGATCATATTATTTGTAGATTCTATCAAGTAGATTGCGGGTTCTAACTCAATTTCTGTCTCTCTTAATTTATGGAAAACAACACAGGGGATTACAAGATTCTGGCTAATTGCAATCCCTTCGATGACGTAAATTGCCAAGGCACTTGGAGTTCAAATACTTACAATTTGAAGTTTTATGGTTTTTCCATCCTGTTCCACTGTGCGGATTTTCTACAAGAGAATGCAATTGTTACTGATATCCTGCAAACATTTATTATGAAGACATTATACTGAGTGGATGGATCACTTACGAAGTCCACGCCAATGGTGCTAATGTAACTTTCAAGATATGAATCATCCTGGAAAACAGAAAAGAGAGAAAAACTAAGGAAAAGCCCATTTTCTTCTATAAAGATTGTTATACATTACAACAAAAATGCTGGGTAGTTTAAAAGCAATATAAACATGAAAATGACAAATTCAAATCAGAAAATGAGGACAATAAGATGTAGTAAATTCAACATAAAAAATCATTCCATTCAACAGCAATAGAAGGTAATGCAGTCTCGATATTCAGGCCAAAGTGGAACTTAGAGATACCCTTCTGTTCCCAACACATAATTTATATGTGATATTAGATCATAGATATGAAAAAGTTAAAAGTTTCCTCAGTCTCTTATGGGATGAACGTCTGCGAGCTAAAAAAATTCAATGGGAAAATGCATACACAGACAGTCAGACACATGTATatacttgggggggggggggggtatacaGGAAACGAGTGCAGCTCGGCTGATGATCTTCTTTCTTAATCATCAAGGAAAGATTAAACAAAAGTAATTCCAAAACCCCAAAAGATATGCACCAGTAAAAAAGGAAACTTAGATGAGAAGGAAAAGGTATTCACATCACATTTCAACTGGGAAGCAAACCTAGTGAAATAATGCAATTACTTACAGCAAATCTAAGAAGGAGACATGATTTGCCAACACCAGAGTCTCCAATAAGCAAAAGCTTGAAAAGATAATCGCTGCATGGAAGATTACAACATCAGATAAGCCATATAAGTTCAAAAGATATCCAGATAAATAAATCATAAGATAAATATAATATAGCACAGTGCATGTATCATCGACATCCATAATTAAAACGCTTATAAAGCACCAAATGTTTTCAGAAGAACAAATCAAACATCACTATTTCCATGAAAAAGACCCTCTTCTATTACCACCAAGGCTTATAATCTAATAAACCGGTTGGAGCAATAGGCGTGGATTGAATTCTCACTATCCCCTTCCCCTTTCCCTACGTAAGGgaacaaattttataaaaatccctcCTACTATGATCCTCAGAAGTATAATGGGAGgaaattgaaaaggaaaaaatTATGAATGTAGCTAACAGCTTAATTACAGAGATAGGTTGGATACTTGGCTGATGAAGAATTCTTCTTTTACTTGAATAGTTGAATTCTAGTCCTTTCCTCTCTTTCTTTTATATCTCCATCGTTTTCTTTGGCTTCTTTCTTTCTCGAAGTGCCGTTTTGTAGCTATGCAATTTCCTTAGTTTTCAAGAAGGATTTGATATTACTTTTCACTTTTTTCTAAACTTATGATTATGTTAGCACCGCTAACTTCAGTTCAAGGATTTAAACTGCACGTCTGGTAAAATTGAAAGCTGAATATGTTCAGTGGAATAACACAGGGaccaaaaccaaaacaaaacaatAACTCAACTGCCAAAAGCTATTTTTCCGATCCGTAACCATGATTCACCGATCTAGAATATCCGCTCAACCGAAAAGAAAAATTAACAGTAGAAAAACAAAAATCTCAACAAAGCAGAAAACAGATCCAAAAGAAATTCATCAAAAGCACAATAACTGAAATCATCACGAATTTTAAAAAACAAACAGCAGATGCTACTTGAAATAAAAAAgcaaaaaagagagaaaagaaacaTACTATTCTGGATTCATGACTGCTAAAACGTATGAGATCGGTCAAAATATGGAAGCGGTGAATTCAACAAGTATTTGGGATTTTTCCGGCAGGAAAGAGAAGATGAAAATAGAACGGCGAAAGTTGGACTTCTTAAAGAAGGCTAAACTGTTGGAAGTTGAGTTGGATTTGTAAAGGTGGGTTTCGTGACATGGCAATTAAAACGAATGCATTCCACGTGTAATACAGTTAGATATAGTTTTTTTGAATATATATTAAATCATAAAATGTTAAATAGTTTGTCCCTTGCATGATTTGATGTGACACCGAGTGCAAATGAATTTTTTGTGTGACCACTATTGTTATCTATATATTTTTCTTGTTAGATataaaaagatgaaaataaaaagCTTATACGTAAATATTGTAGTATTTGAGAAAATATTTCaatatattttcatattttacttgcaAAATATACATATGCTTAGAGGGTCATATGAGATGGTTGTTTATCAATATTGTCTATGTTGTCATTATGTAAGTTAGTCTATCATGAATAAAATATTGGGATATATAATGAACGGCAAAACAAAATTTTATTTCGGTTATAGTATTATGTTAGGatacatttttaaaataaaactaaTGTATTTCACGTAAGAAAAGAATTTAGCCCTCCAGAATCAATTGTAGTATTTAGCCCTCCAGAATCAATTGTAGTAGTTATTAAGTTATTAATAGAAGATAAGAGTTTTCTTTTAGTTTCACCATCCATAATCCATGACCGAAATTGTGATTATAAATCTTTCCCTATATGTAGAATgtcctaatatttagaattttaaaatcattaagattttatgaattatttgttaaAACATAGTTTTCAAATACGTAAGATCTTGCCCATATGAGATTCTGTGTTGGGGAAACTTTGTGCTTTACTTATCTATCTTCTATAtacactatattaaaagcacaaaacCTCTTAGCGAAATGTGATTCATCTTTTTTATcccttaaaataaattttatcttagacaaaatcataattttatctttttttctaatatttaaaaatttaaaatcaactaaaacttTATCTATTAAAACTtctatattaaaatattatgtaaGAAGTCCTCAAATTTAGGTCATTAAAATCATCTAAATTTTTTCCTTGTATAGAttaaagtcctaatatttagaaccaaatataaaaattaagatttgaattcAAGTTATTAAAGGAAAAAATTAAAGAACTActactatttttctttacttgGCGAAAAGAACTATTATTATTGATTTTCTAAAGTGAAGCTAGATGAGGAATTGGGATTAAAACAAGCCAAGAAACGACAAATATGAGGGATTTAATTTCTATCTATTAATGAAGAGCCTTTTGATAGGTGCAAAGATGGTGAATTTATTAGTAATATAaactattaattatttttaataatatgaACTCCAACCAAACAAATATTTGGTCAATCTTTTGATGATGGACGACTACAATTACAGATTAATTAGAAGTTGacctaattaataaaatcataaAGTTTACTAACAAAATTAACTTAGAGTTGCTTGAATAATATATGTCACCAAAAATTCACCCATGAAAAGATAATATATAAATATCCCCTTAAAGTTTCATTGCACTTTTCtcctaaattaattatttaaaccaTTGCATACACGTAAATTTATATAACTATTTTCCTAAAAGTATAGTTCAATCCTAAAGTTGTTTacctgtaaaacggtacagttgaatttatacgtggtttctagacaagtgaattaatttgatctt
It includes:
- the LOC104101721 gene encoding RGG repeats nuclear RNA binding protein A isoform X1 translates to MATLNPFDLLDDDAEDPSLLIAAEQQKQVPPPASVPKKGPAQQFKPAAKLPSKPLPPSEAVREARNDGQRGGGRGGPRGGFGGRGRGRGFNQYPADGENTFGSSNGFSGGYKASEDGDSAKHSERRVGYGGPRGEFRGGRRGGFSNGDTADERPRRAFERRSGTGRGNEFKREGAGRGNWGTPADEFAPEKEEPLNEGEKIVDTEKPAVQADAEDASKDSPAAEPQEKEPEEKEMTLEEYEKLLEDKRKALLALKPEERKVNLDKELESMQLLSNKKSDDEVFIKLGSEKDKRKEAVEKAKKTKSINEFLKPADGGSYYRRGGRGRGGRDHGRDGVVGNNSVSAPSIEDVRQFPSLGAK
- the LOC104101721 gene encoding RGG repeats nuclear RNA binding protein A isoform X2, giving the protein MATLNPFDLLDDDAEDPSLLIAAEQQKQVPPPASVPKKGPAQQFKPAAKLPSKPLPPSEAVREARNDGQRGGGRGGPRGGFGGRGRGRGFNQYPADGENTFGSSNGFSGGYKASEDGDSAKHSERRVGYGGPRGEFRGGRRGGFSNGDTADERPRRAFERRSGTGRGEKEEPLNEGEKIVDTEKPAVQADAEDASKDSPAAEPQEKEPEEKEMTLEEYEKLLEDKRKALLALKPEERKVNLDKELESMQLLSNKKSDDEVFIKLGSEKDKRKEAVEKAKKTKSINEFLKPADGGSYYRRGGRGRGGRDHGRDGVVGNNSVSAPSIEDVRQFPSLGAK
- the LOC104101722 gene encoding GTP-binding protein YPTM2, coding for MNPEYDYLFKLLLIGDSGVGKSCLLLRFADDSYLESYISTIGVDFKIRTVEQDGKTIKLQIWDTAGQERFRTITSSYYRGAHGIIVVYDVTDQESFNNVKQWLSEIDRYASDNVNKLLVGNKCDLTAQKVVATETAQAFADEIGIPFMETSAKSATNVEQAFMAMAASIKDRMATQPAANNARPPTVQIRGQPVSQKSGCCST